The genomic stretch cccgtttagcttggataagtgagactctactgtatatgcaggaTATCTGAACACATTCACATAAAAGTTTATACTTGAAATGCCTTGTTTTTTTAACATTGCAATGGGAATTTATTCAACCCTTTCGAGGTGTTTCTCTaaattcaacttttttttttttttacaaaacaacaCACCAGTGCTGCAAAGTACATATACACACTGTGATTTCAGTCAGCTGGGAAAAAAACTCGCAAGGCTTGTGACAGTCATTGAGTCAGGTGCTTCACATCATCTGACTCACGCAGCATCTCCATCTGTCTAACACCGGCCTCATGCCTTGCTTCATTATATCTGGTCTCCATGGCAGCGCCATCCTTTTCCAGGGGTTTCTCTATATCTCACCTATGCTCTTCTTCATCTCTTGTGTTCTGCCAGGCTGGAACCAGTCGAAGACATAACCTAATTTCAGGAACAAAACTTGAACAGGAAGGAAACGCAGTCTTGCAGCAACTTTAAACGAACTGCACgactctcttttaaaaaaggagaaaacgAGGATGAAAGTCCAAAAAGGTCTAGCTTGAAAGCACAACGGACTGTACATGAAATAATGAGATAGAATAAGAAGGAGCCGAAGAGTAGTTTTGCTCCATCTTTTCTGTCCAGAGATGGATGAATCCACACATTTCAGTTTCAATGGACATTTCTTTCAGTTTGCCATTTCTCCAGTTTGGGAACACAGCAAAAAATCCCACCTTAAAACATTCACATGAAAGTGATATGCATCTTTGTGCACATTTTTTCTCCCAAATGCAAATTTTCTACATATTTGTGCACACTTTGTTATATACTACATCAGggggttctcaaacattttcagccgtggagccctttttgaagcaaaggtttttcatgcagccccaagaaatgtttatctataatgtaatataataatatttttcatggagccccaagaaatgtttatctatgatataatataatataatataatataatataatataatataatataatataatataatataatataataaacatttttcatggagccccaagaaatgtttatctataatgtaatataatctatatatataaaagagtgatggcatcagggcagcgaacaaaacaacaaaactacaggcccccccaacctcgaaatttgacaacacaacccatcattcacggctctaggttgatacaacaaaaagaaaagaaaaataaagtcctaattagagggagaggaataatagtttttatccaattgctgccagtttgaaggctaagctccgcccacttggtctcctagcaacctactcagcccgggggacaggcacagttaggcctcacttaggcctcttccacagattatcagattttaactggattatatggcagtgtagactcaaggcccttccacacagctatataacccatttagaatcttatattatctgctttgaactggattatcttgacgccacactgccatataatccacttcggtgtgcatactaaacataaagacaaccatacaacagacattcaataccaccactacctcaacaatttctcaccaacaccaccagacaacgccacagcaacgcgtggccgggcacagctaatataatataatataatataatataatataatataatataatataatgcagtcatgctagtggccacatgaccttggaggtgtcaacggacaacgccggctctttggcttagaaatggagatgggcaccaacccccagagtcagatatgactggatttaacgtcaaaggaaacctttacctttacctaatgtaatataatataatataatataataagcatttttcatggagccccaagaaatgtttatctataatataatataatataatataatataatataatataatataatacctccacaagaagaaatggtacTTTGGAAGGAGAATGTAAATTGAAGTGGCTCGCGGGCGTGGGGGTGGGGGCGCACAGAGGTGAAAAGAAACAACATtcaagatagatatatatatatatatatagtcaatgCAATGAATTGAGTGTGAAATATAAGAGTATTGAAAGTATTGATGTATGGATACATTTTAAGAAaactaattaaaaaaattaaaatatataatatacatttttcatggagcctcaagaaatgtttaattgtttatatattatattatatatcgtattatatataatggagccctcagtggcggagcaggttaaactgttgaactgctgaacttgctgactgaaaggttggtggttcgaatctggggagcggagtgaactcccactgttagccccagcttctgccaaccttgccgtttgaaaacatgtaactgtgagtagataaataggtaccgctccggtgggaaggtaatggcgctccatgcagtcatgctggccacatgaccttggaggtatctatggacaacactggctctttggctgagaagtgggctccacagagcacactttgagaaccactgtattagatagACAAATAGATACATAATATGGACTAATCTGAGAGTTAATTTTGAGAAGCATTTTCGTTGTGTATTCCTGCCAAGCACTGGGTTGGATTAGATAGTTCTTGTGATGTTTCTCCATTTGATTCCATGAGAGTTGACATTCTTCTCCATCTCCAGGCAGGGTGCCTCAGTGAAATCCCGAGCCTTTGAGATATCGCTGACtatttttctttgtgtttccCCTTTAGTTTACCACCTGATTTCATGATGACTGAGGGTTCAGATCAGAGATTCAGTTGTCTCACCTGGGaacagcttcaaatcctggatCAAGTGCTCACAGAGGTGATCCCCATTCATGGAAGAGGAAATTTCCCAACACTGGAGGTAAAGCCAAAGGACATCATCCGGGTGGTCAAAGAGCAGCTGATCAAAAAGCAGATTGTCATCCGGGACATTCGCCTGAATGGCTCCACGGCGAGTCACATCCTCGTGAAGCAAAATGGGACCAGCTACAAGGACCTGGACATCATTTTCGGGGTCGAGCTTCCAAGCGAGCAAGAGTTCCAAGTGGTGAAGGAGTCTGTGTTGAATTGCCTCTTGGACTTCTTGCCCAAATGTGTCAACAAGGAGAAGATCACAGCCCAGACCATGAAGGACGCCTATGTCCAGAAGATGGTCAAAGTGTCCACAGATCATGATCGGTGGAGCCTCATCTCCTTGTCAAACAACAGTGGCAAGAACGTGGAGCTCAAATTTGTCAACTCTCTTAGACGGCAGTTTGAGTTTAGCGTCGATTCATTTCAGATTATCCTGGACTCTGTTCTGGATGTTTACAGTGATGGAGACAGCAAATTGTCCGAGGACGCTCACCCATCTGTTATTGCTGAGAGCATGTACGGAGAGTTTGACGAGGCCATGGACCACTTGAAGTACAAACTGATCGCCACAAGGAACCCTGAAGAGATCCGTGGTGGAGGCCTTTTGAAATACAGCAACCTCCTGGTTCGGGATTTTAAACCAGCCAACGAGGCCAAAATCAAGTCCTTGGAACGTTACATGTGTTCTCGGTTTTTCATCGACTTCCCCGACGTGGCTGAGCAGCAGCGGAAGATCGAGTCGTATCTACGGAACCACTTCATAGGGGAAGAGAAGAGCAAGTACGACTACCTGATGACTCTGCGTGCGGTCGTGAACGAAAGTACGGTTTGCCTCATGGGCCACGAGCGGAGGCAGACGCTCAACATGATCACCATCCTGGCCCTCAAAGTGCTCGGAGAGCAGAACATCCTCCCCAACGCGGCCAACGTGACGTGCTACTATCAGCCCGCTCCGTACATCAGCGACAGGAACTTCAACAATTATTATATTGCGCATGGACAGCCCCCCATTATCTACCAGCCCTACTCCTTCCACATACACATGCAGAGTGGCATGGTGTAGTAGACCGCAACACCTCCTTGCCTTACATCAGTGTCTGCCCGTTCTCCCTCCTTGAccctctccctcttctccctctccgtTACTCTCTTCAAAATAAACCCCGTGTTAAAGCAAATTTTCCTATCACTTTTGATTTTCAGGACATTTTTTTGTGCGCGTGTGCCCAAGTGCATGTGTGACGTGTGGCAAAGCACCTCGGGTGCGTCAGGCACTCATATGTCTCTCAGGCTGCTCTTGAAATGTTGACTTAACATGTTGGATTGTGTCTTGAATTCACAACAAGTGTCCTAAAAATGTTCTTGCATGTCTTTATGtactttctctccttttctctctctctgttttgcaGTAATTCAAAAGGCTAGGCCTCCGCTGGGTGGACGCCGCTGACAATAGCGTTTCCAATTAGGAAGTTTGTAGTGTTCCTTGGCAAGATGCGCAAGGGACTCTGGTTGGTTCTGATGCGAAGTCTATATTCCTACCTCTCTTTCCGGTGCTGTGCATTCCTATAGAGTTCAGAAGGTGATAGGCAAAACCCATTGAGATGCAGGGATGTGGGTGAGGTTGTGTGGTTTaatctagagcagggcttcttaaacattttccacttgGGACCCTTTTTTGCCTGATACGTTTTTACACGATCCAGGTATATGGAATAGGTAGACAAATCAAatgtttactgataataaaccataAAGAAATGTATTGGACTGCAGGACATAGAGtacttcaatatttttttttcatgcatgCTTAGTTTGTAGCTTGAAGTggcagaatatacagtagagtctcgcttatccaacataaatgggccggcagaacgttggataagtgaatatgttggataataaggagagattaaggaaaagcctattaaacatcaaattaggttatgattttacaaattaagcaccaaaacattatgttgcacaacaaatttgacagaaaaagtagttcaacacacagtaatgctatgcagtaattactgtattttcgaatttagcaccaaaatatcatgatgtattgaaaacactgactgcaaaaatgtgttggataatccagaatgttggataagctagtgttggataagtgagactactgtacttcaatatttttttcatgCATACTTAGTTTGTAGCTTGAAGTggcagaatatacagtagagtctcgcttatctaacataaacgggccggcagaacgttggataagcgaatatgttggataataaggagggattaaagaaaagcctattatacatcaaattaggttatgattttacaaattaagcacctaaacatcatgttatacaacaaatttgacagaaaaagtagttcaatatgcagtaatgctatgtagtaattactgtatttacaaatttagcaccaaaatatcacgatgtattggaaacattgactacaaaaatgcgttggataatccagaacattggataagcgaggcttggataagtgagactctactgtactctgttgGCTTTCAATTTTCCTAGATTTGTGtcaatgcctaaaacagccactaggtggcaagctGCACACTTCTTTCATGACCCTAACATTCAGCTAgacttgcagtggttctcaacttgtgggtctccagtgttttggcctacaattcccagaaatcccagccagtttaccagctgtttctgggagttgaaggccaaaacatctggagacctacaggttgagaaccactgagttagatgaTCCCAAATAAGGGTgtgatccacagtttaagaagccttgtTCTACAGCAGAAGTTCTTGAAGTTCGCtcttccagatgctttggactattTCCAGAAGCCACAATTGGCTTGCCCCTTAGTCAGGGATTCTGTGAGATGAAGCTGAAATACCTGGAGATCCATGCTttgggaaccattgttctagagcagtgatggccaacctatgacacgcgtgtcagcactgacacgcctagccatttttgctgacacgctgctgcatgcagattgattggatgactaatgtcttttgtggccaaatttggtgtgatttggtccagtggttttgttgtttactccatgggaattatgcacattacatatatatatatatctatatatataaaagagtaatgaaatttcggcctaggacaaaacaacaaaactacacatcctagaaacactaaacttggcagcacagcccctcatccatgcctctatgtccatacaacaaaaagaaaagaaaaataaagtcctaattagagggagaagaataattgtttttatccaattgctgccagttacaaggctaagctccatgcacttggtctcctagcaacccactcagcccaagggacaggcagagttaggcctcacttaggcctcttccacactgcctatgaaatacaaattgattttaactggattatatggcagtgtagactcaaggcccttccacacagctatataacccatttataatggacttaatgtcaggggaaaacctttacccttgaccttaactaccaccaattcctcaatactttatttcccataccaccagacttttctcaaagtgacacaccacccaagtcatgctagtttttatttggtgaattttgacacaccaagtgcaaaaggttgcccatcattgttctagaGCAACCAAAGGTCtctagatatttttggccttcagctcccagaaatcctgacagctggtaaataTCAGGTTGAGTTGTTCTAGAGGGAAACAGAGTGGTTCTGACCCACAgatgattttgaaaaatctggatGCCCCCTTTTGTAGATGAAAATATGTAAGGATTTGGAAGGAAGTTCTCTATGGCTGGGATCCTGCATGGACACTATGTCTGCATGGCTTCTAGCAGGACAAGCATTGGTGTTCTTCTTTGATGGTCATTTGCACGTCGCTGAAAACCTACTGTTTATAACCCAGGCATGGTAAAACTTTGTTCCATCAagttattttggatttcaactcccacaactcctaacagccggctgttaggaattgtgtgagttaaagtccaaaacacttggatggctgaagtttgcccatgcctggtataaccaATAGAAGTCTAAAATCAACCCAAAAGTTGTGTGCTAACTTATCTACAGGTCCAAGTACTGTACCTGGCCGGTATCGGAGCCATCTTACAATTCATTTACATCCAGGAATTGTTCAATCTTTGAGTTGTATGAATGTTGTTTTTAGATGTTGAATAAGCATATCAATTAACTCTGGATGGCATCTTTAGCCACGCTGCATGTTCCTGAGAATGTTTGAAATCTGTTGTTTGGAGAGAATGCAGGGATTGATTTGGAGGAtaaataggtacagtagagtctcacttatccaatgtaaacgggccggcagaacgttggataagcgaatatgttggataataaggagagattaaggaaaagcctattaaacattaaattaggttatgattttacaaattaagcaccaaaacatcatgttatacaacaaatttgacagaaaagtagttcaatacacagtaatgctatgtagtagttactgtatttacgaatttagcaccaaaatatcatgatatattgaaaacattgactacaaaaatgcgttggataatccagaacgttggataagtgagactctgctgtattaagTATTTATGCAGGGAaggaaattatattatattatgacctGCATATCTATGGGGGATGCATCCCTAGATTTACTGCGAAAATGCAAAACCATGACTAATGATAACCTCATTGAAAGGAagaacttctggtggaagctCACTATAGAATCACCCTGTAAAATGTCTAGAAATGACATCTTTCTaatatttctaggtcctccagtgtgactataGTCAGCTTTGGCTAAAATATACCATAGAATTGAACTGGCCTACAAAATGTCAAGATAATTCATATTGTTTTCAGATGTGGAACTGCAGATACCAGTCTTGTGGAGACCTGGGTCAAATTGTAATATTGAGCCAATTTAACTtgaatgtatacatacacatgcatgcaCCCTGAGAAGAAATACTGGTTAGatctaaaaatgttaaaaaatctgTTAAGAAATTGGAAACTGTTtcaacattgggttgctgtgagttttccaggatgtatggccatgttccagaagcattctctcctgatgtttcacccacatctgtggcaggcatcctcagaggttgcaaggtctgctgggaactaggcaagtggggtttatatttctgtgaaataatgtccagggtgggagaaaaactctagaatcttggacatacttaaaattttatataatgtgattttattttgcaatggtatctgttttatgtgaattgttgttttgtagattttttttatatgaattgttgtttttacattgtttttaggcattgaatttttgcctatttattgtaagccgctttgagtcccctcggggagaaaggcggggtaaaagtgatgtaaataaaataaaataaatagaatcagtaaataaagaacaacactcacaaAACAGTAAATTCCAgataggaagcaatcagggccagctaatgcctcccaacaaaggctggatggccatctgtccggggtactttgaatgcgatttcctgcttcttggcagggagttggactggatggcccatgcaatccatgaggtctcttccaactctatgatcaggaagcagccaggctttgaagctgcaaggctattcagtgctaatcaaggttgccaattgcaacgttcacactattcacaaaaagacaagagttctttctctcaccctggacattttcccacaaatatataaaccctactgtcctagtttccaacaatgctcacagcttctgaggatgcctgccatagaggtgggtgaaacgtcaggagagaatgcttctggaacatagccatacagcctgaatatcttacagcaacccagtgattctggccatgaaagccttcgaaaacacgtTTCAACGTGTTTTAAGTTTTGCTTTCTAAATGTAAAGTCAAGGGATAATGTAGCCAGGAGAatattcactagctgtgccttGTAGTGATTGTAGAATTATAAAGATCAAACTATATCTGTACCATTTTGTCTTCGGAAAACCACACATTGTG from Anolis carolinensis isolate JA03-04 unplaced genomic scaffold, rAnoCar3.1.pri scaffold_12, whole genome shotgun sequence encodes the following:
- the tent5d gene encoding terminal nucleotidyltransferase 5D — protein: MMTEGSDQRFSCLTWEQLQILDQVLTEVIPIHGRGNFPTLEVKPKDIIRVVKEQLIKKQIVIRDIRLNGSTASHILVKQNGTSYKDLDIIFGVELPSEQEFQVVKESVLNCLLDFLPKCVNKEKITAQTMKDAYVQKMVKVSTDHDRWSLISLSNNSGKNVELKFVNSLRRQFEFSVDSFQIILDSVLDVYSDGDSKLSEDAHPSVIAESMYGEFDEAMDHLKYKLIATRNPEEIRGGGLLKYSNLLVRDFKPANEAKIKSLERYMCSRFFIDFPDVAEQQRKIESYLRNHFIGEEKSKYDYLMTLRAVVNESTVCLMGHERRQTLNMITILALKVLGEQNILPNAANVTCYYQPAPYISDRNFNNYYIAHGQPPIIYQPYSFHIHMQSGMV